Proteins from a genomic interval of Acinonyx jubatus isolate Ajub_Pintada_27869175 chromosome B4, VMU_Ajub_asm_v1.0, whole genome shotgun sequence:
- the DPPA3 gene encoding developmental pluripotency-associated protein 3 → MDSPTKLYPSCGPEPSQMASEENSQGGSAASQTISEVLIKNLSQLTLDPSIKLPSPLPEYPPQQQDTETKPQGLVDRILSNRRRGGVRTLLTARKERMERLMWFIKNHRYFNQRSTDESRVERFRCRCHYCLYHRPPEDTSMENNYDMESM, encoded by the exons ATGGATTCGCCAACGAAGCTTTACCCGTCCTGTGGCCCAGAACCTTCTCAGATGGCCAGTGAAGAAAATTCCCAGGGAGGCTCAG cTGCCTCTCAAACCATCTCTGAAGTATTAATAAAGAACCTTAGTCAATTGACTCTCGACCCTAGTATCAAACTTCCTTCCCCTCTACCAGAATATCCACCCCAACAGCAGGACACAGAGACGAAACCACAGGGACTTGTGGACCGAATACTCAGCAACAGGAGGAGGGGTGGAGTAAGGACTTTGTTAACTGCTCggaaagaaaggatggaaagGCTGATGTGGTTTATTAAAAATCATCGCTACTTCAACCAGCGTTCCACG gatgaaTCCAGAGTAGAAAGATTTAGATGTAGATGTCATTATTGCCTGTATCATAGACCTCCCGAGGATACCAGCATGGAGAATAATTATGACATGGAGTCTATGTAA